Proteins encoded in a region of the Pseudothermotoga elfii DSM 9442 = NBRC 107921 genome:
- a CDS encoding carbohydrate ABC transporter permease: MKEGKIALRMVLPYVIVIVLFVIFLTISNIVMSFSDDGKFTFKNYLDIFKDQIFYKAIKNTAVWVFGSVLGQISLGLAVALLLNQIKRGQVFFRTIILILPWATLDIVAGVMWKWMYNDMYGVLNDLLMKAGIIRDYIAWLATPNMAMVSVIIANIWKGFCLCGMFFLAGIQTIPQELYEAAEIDGANAYRRFWNVTIPQLKPVMMTTLMLTIIWTINYFPLIYVMTGGGPNYGTETIVTYIYRLSFRFLEYNKSAALSNILFLLVFLIAYLFTRNMSKEVAA, encoded by the coding sequence TTGAAAGAGGGAAAAATCGCGCTCAGGATGGTTTTGCCTTATGTTATTGTGATAGTTCTTTTCGTAATATTTCTGACAATCTCAAATATTGTGATGAGTTTCTCAGATGATGGTAAATTCACTTTTAAAAATTACCTTGATATCTTCAAAGACCAGATTTTTTACAAAGCCATTAAAAACACTGCTGTATGGGTTTTTGGAAGTGTCCTGGGTCAGATTTCTCTTGGACTTGCCGTTGCTCTCTTGCTCAATCAGATCAAACGAGGACAGGTGTTCTTCAGAACAATCATTCTAATCCTTCCGTGGGCAACTCTGGATATTGTCGCTGGTGTCATGTGGAAATGGATGTATAACGATATGTACGGTGTGCTGAACGATCTTCTTATGAAAGCCGGAATTATAAGAGACTACATAGCCTGGCTTGCCACTCCGAATATGGCAATGGTTTCTGTTATTATCGCGAATATCTGGAAGGGATTTTGCCTTTGTGGAATGTTTTTTCTGGCTGGTATTCAGACAATTCCTCAGGAGCTTTATGAAGCAGCAGAAATAGATGGGGCAAATGCATACAGACGATTTTGGAATGTCACCATACCCCAGTTAAAACCCGTGATGATGACCACATTAATGTTAACCATTATATGGACAATAAATTATTTCCCTTTGATCTACGTAATGACTGGTGGTGGGCCAAATTACGGGACTGAAACAATTGTGACTTATATTTATAGACTCAGTTTCAGGTTTCTGGAATACAATAAATCCGCTGCTCTGTCTAACATTTTATTTCTGTTAGTCTTTCTGATAGCATATCTTTTCACAAGAAATATGTCAAAGGAAGTGGCTGCTTGA
- a CDS encoding ABC transporter substrate-binding protein produces MKKTVLCLFLAIVSVLSFSKTLTIWIGGQVAELDETWNSVIKTFEEKYGISVEVQLFGFDTYYDKLVTALQAGKGPDLAFADLGGWVPTFAEKGWLEPMEEHLKNWEGTAQIWPNLWPTVTYKKIRYGLPWYTDCRLLLYNKAMFEKAGLNPDNPPKTWDELLDAALKITDTKNRIYGYGVSGTKTEHTTLGYMMFLYAAGGKLLTDDYSKAAFDSPEGLKALKFYTDLAKKYNVSPNAIQYHEDDYRNMMAQNRVAMAIGGPWSFPLIEAANPDIAGKYSVALHPYDAKPASVLGGWALVIPSSSPNKEDAWKLAEYLTSFDVWMKWVEEKGGPMPTRMDVCKKSKLANDVKWQIIFETFPHAVARPPIPQYPQISEQIQTMVQRVLLGELTPEEAIKIAAENVNKILGAK; encoded by the coding sequence ATGAAGAAGACAGTTTTGTGTTTATTCCTGGCAATTGTGAGCGTTCTAAGTTTCTCGAAGACATTGACGATATGGATAGGAGGACAGGTTGCAGAGCTTGACGAAACATGGAACTCTGTCATTAAAACTTTTGAAGAAAAATACGGAATATCTGTTGAAGTTCAGTTATTTGGTTTTGACACCTATTACGACAAACTCGTCACAGCACTGCAGGCTGGAAAGGGTCCAGATCTTGCTTTTGCAGACCTTGGTGGCTGGGTCCCAACCTTTGCAGAAAAGGGCTGGCTTGAGCCGATGGAAGAACATCTTAAAAACTGGGAAGGGACTGCTCAGATATGGCCGAATCTATGGCCTACTGTGACTTACAAAAAGATCAGATATGGGTTACCATGGTATACAGATTGCAGACTTTTACTTTACAACAAAGCAATGTTTGAGAAAGCTGGCCTCAACCCGGATAATCCTCCAAAAACATGGGATGAACTTCTGGATGCGGCGCTGAAAATTACAGATACGAAAAATAGGATATATGGCTACGGTGTCAGCGGTACTAAAACAGAGCATACCACCCTTGGATATATGATGTTTCTGTACGCCGCAGGTGGAAAACTTCTAACAGATGACTATTCAAAAGCAGCTTTCGATTCACCTGAAGGGCTTAAAGCGTTGAAATTCTACACAGACCTTGCAAAAAAATACAATGTTAGCCCAAACGCTATTCAGTATCATGAAGATGATTACCGAAATATGATGGCACAGAACCGTGTTGCCATGGCAATAGGTGGTCCATGGTCATTCCCGTTGATTGAAGCTGCCAACCCAGATATTGCTGGAAAATACTCGGTAGCACTTCATCCATATGATGCAAAACCTGCAAGTGTCCTTGGAGGATGGGCTTTGGTTATTCCAAGCTCAAGTCCAAACAAAGAAGATGCCTGGAAACTTGCAGAATACCTGACAAGTTTTGATGTTTGGATGAAATGGGTAGAGGAAAAAGGCGGTCCCATGCCAACAAGGATGGACGTATGTAAGAAATCCAAGCTTGCTAATGACGTTAAATGGCAAATAATATTTGAAACTTTCCCACATGCAGTAGCAAGACCTCCTATTCCTCAGTATCCACAAATATCAGAACAAATTCAAACAATGGTACAGAGAGTTTTACTTGGCGAACTCACACCAGAGGAGGCTATTAAAATAGCAGCAGAAAATGTTAATAAAATACTTGGAGCGAAGTAA
- a CDS encoding FGGY-family carbohydrate kinase yields the protein MKAYAGIDIGTTNTKIMVITKNGIENVFKVKTPKNVINGVEYFDLDKLEHAIEKVLCQIKDRWSLAGLSCTSVGESVVAVSRGKKLYDPIVWYDTCTKPLQEKYKDTVETLAPYEISGSRDIYYFSLYKILYMYEKSIVKPDQVEHWLPISSYITYKLTRKPLWDMTQACRSHMVDIHRRKWNEELLKYFQIDPDQLGELHYTGSFAGQWENVPVFLSGHDHLTGTYGLTSLFGSEIIYDSMGTASLITAIAHEKDKNMHMKSPFMKNGGLVGIAFEDKQYYLASGVRYHGKLIELILKIFGMKTSSKRFIELNEQISVLPVKLPFYIYSNGDNIVGENADGINFLKIPASCSQIEMLQSVYLYLCYTSRLTVENLEKFVGQLPVIAGGGLTDNKTFISYKASMLGKTIYYLNTAELTALGAAISAIRGANDFQMIEYLRKKIHFEKVFPNKELSEKMNELYKEIQRGYERLIKEVE from the coding sequence ATGAAAGCTTATGCAGGTATAGACATCGGTACCACCAATACCAAAATAATGGTTATCACAAAAAATGGCATTGAAAATGTATTCAAAGTAAAAACACCAAAAAACGTTATCAATGGAGTTGAGTATTTCGATCTTGATAAACTTGAACACGCTATAGAGAAAGTACTTTGTCAGATCAAAGACAGGTGGAGTTTAGCAGGGCTTTCATGCACAAGTGTTGGTGAATCAGTCGTAGCGGTATCACGTGGCAAAAAACTGTATGATCCGATAGTTTGGTATGATACATGTACAAAGCCACTTCAGGAAAAATATAAAGACACAGTTGAGACACTTGCCCCTTATGAAATCTCAGGTTCAAGGGATATCTATTATTTTTCGCTGTACAAAATACTGTACATGTATGAAAAGTCGATAGTCAAACCTGACCAGGTTGAACACTGGCTTCCAATCTCCTCTTACATAACTTATAAATTAACACGAAAACCTCTCTGGGACATGACTCAGGCATGCCGAAGTCACATGGTAGATATACACCGTCGAAAATGGAATGAGGAGTTGTTGAAATATTTTCAAATTGACCCAGATCAACTTGGAGAACTGCATTATACTGGGAGTTTTGCTGGGCAATGGGAAAATGTGCCCGTTTTTCTATCTGGGCATGATCACCTCACGGGAACATACGGATTAACATCTCTTTTTGGAAGCGAAATAATTTACGACTCAATGGGAACAGCCTCTCTGATAACCGCTATAGCTCACGAAAAAGATAAAAATATGCATATGAAATCTCCCTTCATGAAAAACGGTGGACTTGTTGGAATTGCTTTCGAAGATAAGCAATATTATCTCGCTTCAGGCGTCAGGTATCATGGAAAACTAATTGAATTAATTCTCAAGATTTTCGGGATGAAAACATCATCGAAAAGATTCATTGAGTTGAACGAGCAAATAAGTGTTCTGCCTGTAAAATTACCTTTTTATATTTATTCAAACGGTGACAATATAGTTGGAGAAAACGCAGATGGAATAAATTTTCTCAAGATACCTGCAAGCTGCTCCCAGATAGAGATGCTTCAATCCGTTTACCTCTATCTATGCTACACAAGCAGATTGACTGTTGAGAACCTCGAAAAATTTGTTGGGCAATTGCCTGTAATCGCTGGTGGAGGTTTGACAGACAACAAAACTTTTATATCATATAAAGCTTCCATGTTAGGCAAAACCATTTATTATCTCAACACTGCAGAGTTGACCGCTCTTGGTGCTGCAATATCTGCGATCAGAGGTGCAAATGATTTTCAAATGATCGAATACTTGAGAAAAAAGATCCATTTCGAAAAAGTTTTTCCAAATAAAGAATTGTCAGAAAAAATGAATGAGCTTTATAAAGAAATCCAAAGAGGTTATGAAAGATTGATCAAGGAGGTAGAATAA
- a CDS encoding sensor histidine kinase, which translates to MSDINWHEIAEKYKPLMVLKPDVIIFYPSNGGIFEEKQILSDSKTFFVNAVAHELFTPITALLGLLQIAKEGEYVQETLGKMEKHLKRMQRIIEQLVLLSKLEQQEYIPEKVKINLKILIDEVISEYDKKIKQKNLFVHIKVNKIIKTDTEALKIALANLISNAIKYSNQNGDIIIHAKKDTLIIEDKGVGIPEEDLKNITARFYRASNARTFSGSGLGLAIVKHILRKLSLSWAIHSIVDKGTKIFLEIP; encoded by the coding sequence GTGTCGGATATAAACTGGCATGAGATAGCTGAAAAATATAAACCCTTAATGGTTCTCAAACCAGATGTGATAATTTTTTATCCAAGCAATGGTGGCATCTTTGAGGAAAAACAAATTTTGAGCGATTCAAAGACATTTTTCGTAAATGCAGTGGCGCATGAATTATTTACACCAATAACAGCATTACTGGGATTACTTCAAATAGCAAAAGAAGGTGAATATGTTCAGGAAACGCTTGGAAAAATGGAAAAACATTTAAAACGAATGCAAAGAATAATTGAACAGCTGGTACTACTCTCAAAACTGGAACAGCAGGAGTACATTCCGGAGAAAGTCAAAATAAATTTGAAAATATTGATAGATGAAGTGATTTCGGAATACGACAAAAAAATCAAGCAAAAAAATCTCTTCGTGCATATCAAAGTGAACAAGATCATAAAGACTGACACAGAGGCACTCAAAATAGCTCTGGCAAACTTGATTTCTAACGCAATTAAATATTCGAATCAAAACGGAGACATTATCATTCACGCCAAAAAAGACACCCTGATTATCGAAGATAAAGGAGTTGGAATTCCTGAAGAAGATCTCAAGAATATAACGGCCCGTTTTTACCGGGCAAGTAACGCGAGAACTTTCTCCGGTTCTGGCCTTGGGCTTGCTATTGTTAAACACATACTCAGGAAATTGTCTTTATCGTGGGCTATTCACTCCATCGTCGATAAGGGGACAAAGATTTTTCTCGAAATTCCATAA
- a CDS encoding 1-phosphofructokinase family hexose kinase: MTIQIMNLNPCYDHWVIISNPPKTPNVLRGDSIVKLVDGKGLNIARVFRTLGFEDYVCLNILGGDVGKIISSKCREENLKTVEFWIEDENRINTAVVYEYEKKMVMINEPGPFIKKREIEEFISFITFSLIPESTVVISGSAPRGFGTKDMSKVAQLIKEKSCRLMVDISGEWLKELVKYEPEMVKVNAEELKIAFELEDISLTQLNKLRKTFNIEVLCITKGKEGSTILSEEAIFHVKPKIVYSDFSVGSGDSFFAGYLYSEALGKSLRERSIFATACGMANTLRYGAAIFNIEDLESQLPLVEILEE, from the coding sequence GTGACAATCCAGATAATGAATCTAAACCCATGTTACGATCACTGGGTTATAATATCAAACCCTCCAAAAACTCCAAATGTTCTGAGAGGCGATTCAATAGTAAAACTGGTTGATGGCAAAGGTTTAAACATAGCACGGGTCTTCAGAACACTTGGTTTCGAAGATTACGTATGTTTAAACATATTAGGAGGAGATGTGGGTAAGATAATTTCTTCTAAATGCAGAGAGGAAAATCTCAAGACAGTAGAGTTCTGGATAGAAGATGAAAATAGAATCAACACAGCGGTTGTTTACGAATACGAGAAAAAGATGGTCATGATAAATGAACCCGGACCATTTATAAAAAAAAGAGAAATAGAAGAATTTATCTCATTTATTACCTTCTCGCTAATTCCAGAAAGTACTGTGGTGATCTCAGGCAGCGCTCCAAGAGGTTTCGGAACAAAAGACATGTCGAAAGTAGCACAGCTTATAAAAGAGAAATCATGCAGGCTTATGGTAGACATATCCGGCGAATGGTTAAAAGAACTGGTCAAGTATGAACCTGAAATGGTTAAAGTAAATGCCGAGGAATTGAAAATAGCCTTTGAACTGGAGGACATAAGTTTAACACAACTCAATAAGTTGAGAAAAACTTTCAACATAGAAGTTCTGTGTATTACAAAAGGGAAAGAAGGATCGACAATTTTAAGTGAGGAGGCAATTTTTCATGTAAAACCGAAAATCGTTTACTCGGATTTTTCCGTTGGCTCTGGGGATTCTTTCTTTGCTGGATACCTGTACAGCGAAGCTTTGGGAAAATCACTCAGAGAAAGGTCTATTTTTGCGACAGCATGCGGCATGGCCAATACTCTAAGATATGGAGCTGCTATTTTCAATATCGAAGACCTGGAGAGTCAACTTCCATTAGTTGAGATACTGGAGGAATAA
- a CDS encoding carbohydrate ABC transporter permease, with translation MKRSTKKKTIRIVSYILLGVISFVIAFPFIWLVLTSFKTYQEIYSYPIMYLPKSWTTEHYHKISNLDFKNYFFNSIIVGTGTMIFSLLIGLFPAYAFSRYSFKWKNTLLISVLIFQMFPMIVFLVPIFKFLDWIKLLDTHIGLILAYIPFTTPITIVFLRSFFLSVPKSLEEAALIDGCTRTKAFLRIIFPVTLPGIAAVGVYAFLFAWSELLYSMSLLTSKALQTIPTFLSVFVGQYQTRWGPLFAGSVFATLPPLVVFILLQRYFISGLVSGAVKE, from the coding sequence ATGAAAAGAAGTACTAAGAAGAAAACAATAAGGATTGTTTCATATATTCTGCTCGGCGTTATATCATTTGTCATAGCTTTTCCTTTCATATGGCTTGTTCTGACATCTTTTAAAACATATCAGGAAATATATAGTTACCCGATAATGTACCTTCCGAAAAGTTGGACTACTGAACATTATCATAAAATATCAAATCTGGACTTCAAAAATTACTTTTTTAACAGCATAATTGTTGGCACTGGTACAATGATTTTTTCTTTATTGATAGGCCTCTTCCCGGCTTACGCTTTTTCACGATATTCATTCAAATGGAAAAACACTTTACTTATAAGCGTTTTGATCTTTCAAATGTTTCCGATGATAGTTTTCTTGGTACCGATATTCAAGTTTCTCGACTGGATAAAACTCCTTGACACACATATTGGTTTAATCTTAGCTTATATTCCATTCACCACACCTATAACCATTGTATTTCTCAGGAGCTTTTTTCTATCAGTTCCAAAATCCCTTGAAGAAGCTGCACTCATAGATGGATGTACTCGGACGAAAGCTTTTCTAAGAATTATATTTCCGGTAACTCTTCCTGGCATTGCGGCAGTAGGAGTATATGCATTCTTGTTTGCGTGGAGTGAGCTTTTGTACTCAATGTCTTTACTGACAAGCAAGGCACTCCAGACAATACCAACATTTCTCTCAGTATTCGTTGGCCAGTATCAAACTCGCTGGGGACCTTTATTTGCAGGTTCTGTGTTTGCTACATTGCCACCACTTGTTGTATTCATATTGTTGCAAAGATATTTCATTTCAGGACTTGTCAGCGGGGCGGTGAAGGAATGA
- a CDS encoding sugar-binding transcriptional regulator: protein MTISDDLLFEVAFDYYVKNMLQKDIARKLGVSRVQVSKYLKMAVERKIVRIEVIPPKIPEKLEIEYAKLFKEKFDLKKLLLTNSHSNNQLLLQSLARKAWEFLSGLPDESLNIGIGWGTTMYTLATYEYNLQKHNWKIVPLSGGTFKLSDRHFDSNFIAQNFAERLNAKSIPVYFPFLMDNIEQKQQFQNTEEFTFINSMWNNLDIVICSVGYSISRSPLFRQNVFDGSTLNTLEKLKIVGDVLTHYFDINGKIYDLDFMKKVNNITFEQYMKSRLKIVVAGGFHKIESIAGLLKGKLTDVLITDINTAKNVIEYAAERDWR, encoded by the coding sequence ATGACAATAAGTGATGACTTACTGTTTGAAGTGGCATTCGATTACTATGTAAAAAACATGCTACAGAAGGACATTGCCAGAAAACTTGGCGTATCAAGGGTTCAGGTTAGCAAATACTTGAAAATGGCTGTTGAAAGAAAGATAGTCCGTATAGAAGTAATACCACCGAAAATACCAGAAAAACTCGAAATAGAATATGCAAAATTGTTCAAGGAAAAATTTGATTTGAAAAAATTGCTGCTTACGAATAGCCACAGTAACAATCAACTCTTGCTTCAATCTCTCGCAAGAAAAGCCTGGGAGTTTTTATCCGGTCTACCTGATGAATCCCTTAACATAGGCATAGGCTGGGGAACCACTATGTACACACTCGCGACATACGAATACAACCTGCAAAAGCATAACTGGAAAATAGTTCCTCTATCTGGGGGAACTTTCAAGTTATCTGACAGGCATTTTGATTCAAATTTCATAGCACAGAATTTTGCAGAGCGCCTGAATGCGAAATCGATTCCTGTTTACTTTCCATTCCTTATGGATAACATCGAGCAAAAGCAGCAATTTCAAAATACAGAAGAATTTACTTTTATAAATTCGATGTGGAACAACCTGGATATAGTTATTTGCAGTGTTGGGTACTCAATATCCCGTTCACCGCTCTTCCGACAGAATGTTTTCGATGGATCAACTCTGAACACGCTTGAAAAACTCAAGATTGTTGGCGATGTCCTGACACATTATTTTGATATCAATGGAAAAATATATGATCTGGATTTCATGAAAAAAGTAAATAATATAACTTTTGAGCAATATATGAAATCCAGACTAAAAATTGTTGTTGCTGGAGGTTTTCATAAAATTGAAAGCATTGCTGGCCTGCTCAAGGGAAAGCTCACCGATGTGCTGATAACAGATATAAACACCGCAAAAAATGTTATCGAATATGCTGCGGAAAGAGATTGGAGGTAG
- a CDS encoding class II fructose-bisphosphate aldolase — protein MLTTLKELLQVAYRSNYAIPAFNIHTYEDAVAIIKGAEEMKSPVILMASPSAIKHLGVEIAAFMMNELAKKTFVPVVSHLDHARELDIIFRAMKAGFTSVMYDGSDLSFEQNVRNTQIVVKVARSLGISVEAEIGRVGKSEDGEEISQILTEPAVAKEFFQNTEVDALAIAVGTAHAMQKQEAQINFERIQQIQNVVDVPLVLHGSSGVTDEDLKKISRMNFGKINIGTVLKTVYVKKIREILSSNPQLKDQLTLLNAASKAITETVIHKIELLGSSGKI, from the coding sequence ATGCTGACTACTCTGAAAGAATTACTACAAGTTGCATACAGATCTAACTACGCCATTCCTGCTTTTAATATTCACACTTACGAAGATGCCGTAGCAATAATAAAAGGTGCGGAAGAAATGAAATCCCCTGTCATACTGATGGCTTCTCCAAGCGCAATAAAACATCTCGGTGTGGAAATAGCCGCATTCATGATGAATGAGCTGGCGAAGAAGACATTTGTGCCAGTAGTTTCTCATCTGGATCACGCCAGAGAGCTTGATATTATTTTCAGAGCAATGAAAGCTGGGTTTACATCTGTTATGTATGATGGATCAGATTTATCGTTTGAACAAAATGTACGTAACACACAAATTGTGGTGAAAGTTGCCAGATCGCTCGGTATATCTGTAGAAGCCGAGATAGGAAGAGTAGGAAAATCAGAGGATGGAGAAGAAATCTCCCAAATTCTCACAGAGCCAGCTGTGGCAAAGGAGTTTTTCCAGAACACCGAAGTAGATGCCCTTGCAATAGCTGTAGGAACAGCACATGCAATGCAAAAGCAAGAAGCACAGATAAATTTTGAAAGGATCCAGCAGATACAAAATGTTGTTGATGTACCACTGGTTTTGCATGGTTCAAGCGGAGTAACTGATGAAGATCTCAAGAAAATAAGCAGAATGAATTTTGGAAAGATAAACATAGGAACTGTTCTTAAGACAGTTTATGTCAAAAAAATCAGGGAAATTTTGAGTTCAAACCCACAGCTTAAAGATCAGCTCACATTGCTCAATGCTGCATCAAAAGCTATCACAGAAACAGTAATACACAAAATAGAGCTTCTTGGAAGTTCCGGAAAAATTTAA
- the kamE gene encoding lysine 5,6-aminomutase subunit beta, whose translation MIDLRNIRPYGDQTNDGAVQLSFTLPLEYGPLAREVAKKFCENLGFQDIVIATMEDLGENFTFFVVYGKTNMSIDATAIKVVAPKFKKMSRDQLDELVEKEFGRKIVVVGATVGTDAHTVGLDSILNMKGFHGDYGLERYRAFKVYNLGAQILPLELIKKVREVHADAILVSQVVTQKNVHIKHLTELIDMLYAEGIRDSLLAIVGGPRITHELALELGYDAGFGAGTLPSDVANFIVQELLKKRFR comes from the coding sequence ATGATCGACCTCAGAAATATAAGACCATATGGAGATCAAACAAATGATGGCGCCGTCCAACTTTCTTTTACTCTTCCTTTAGAGTATGGGCCTCTTGCACGGGAGGTTGCAAAGAAATTCTGTGAAAACCTCGGTTTTCAGGACATAGTTATAGCAACGATGGAAGATTTAGGTGAGAATTTCACATTTTTTGTCGTTTACGGAAAAACAAATATGTCAATAGATGCAACCGCGATAAAGGTAGTCGCTCCGAAATTCAAAAAAATGTCCCGTGACCAGCTTGATGAACTTGTGGAAAAGGAGTTTGGCAGGAAAATAGTTGTCGTTGGAGCAACTGTTGGAACCGATGCTCACACAGTAGGACTTGATTCAATCTTAAATATGAAAGGTTTTCACGGAGATTACGGGCTTGAAAGGTACCGGGCATTTAAAGTTTACAACCTTGGAGCTCAAATTTTGCCTCTTGAGCTTATCAAAAAAGTACGTGAAGTTCATGCAGATGCCATTCTTGTATCTCAAGTTGTCACGCAGAAAAATGTCCACATAAAACATTTGACAGAACTTATAGATATGCTCTATGCTGAGGGCATAAGAGATAGTTTACTGGCAATAGTTGGTGGGCCAAGAATCACACACGAATTGGCCTTAGAGCTCGGTTATGATGCTGGCTTTGGTGCTGGTACGCTGCCAAGCGACGTGGCAAATTTCATTGTTCAGGAACTTTTGAAAAAACGCTTTCGATAA
- the kamD gene encoding lysine 5,6-aminomutase subunit alpha: MDRPVIKLDGDSVVYARQLAKEITDEVKNELIDHYSTVSVERTVLRFFGVDGVTRDQIPLVNVVVDKLKEWSMLEDGVAKPVVNAMIVLEKSAQEICEAISDGLDLRTLPDAPFYKIESKMRELSKEALDKLEKKSSQRNDLLKLLGDPPKPYKYLIVATGNIYEDVVQARAAVFQGADIIAVIRSTAQSLLDYVPYGATTEGYGGTYATQENFRIMRQALDNAAEKVGRYIRQVNYASGLCMPEIAAIAAMEGLDILLNDAMYGILFRDINMIRTFTDQYISRLICAFAGITINTGEDNYLTTADAIEKAYTVTASQLINEQFALKAGMKPELMGLGHAFEINPDIEDSLLYEIAHAMLARELFPNCPIKYMPPTKFMTGNIFKGYALETLFNLVSVMTGQSIQLLGILTEAIHTPHLQDRYLALVNANYVFKAARHLGREILFKEKGFVEQRANTVLRQAVNLLEHVKEVGLLRAIEEGQFADISRKPDSGKGFEGVFRKSENYINPIQDELENRLGVKK; encoded by the coding sequence GTGGATCGCCCAGTAATAAAACTTGACGGCGATTCAGTTGTTTATGCAAGACAACTTGCAAAAGAGATAACAGATGAGGTCAAAAACGAACTGATTGATCATTATTCCACCGTCTCTGTCGAGCGAACAGTTCTGAGATTTTTTGGTGTGGATGGAGTAACGAGAGATCAAATTCCTTTAGTCAACGTGGTAGTCGACAAACTTAAAGAATGGAGTATGCTCGAAGACGGTGTAGCAAAACCTGTAGTTAATGCAATGATCGTACTGGAAAAAAGTGCTCAGGAGATATGTGAAGCGATTTCAGATGGCCTGGATCTTAGAACTTTACCCGATGCACCATTTTATAAAATCGAATCGAAAATGCGCGAGCTTTCAAAGGAAGCTCTTGATAAATTAGAGAAAAAAAGCAGTCAACGAAATGATTTACTCAAATTACTGGGTGATCCACCAAAACCATACAAATATCTTATAGTAGCAACAGGGAACATATACGAAGACGTTGTTCAGGCAAGAGCTGCCGTTTTTCAGGGAGCGGATATAATCGCTGTGATAAGGTCAACTGCACAGAGTTTGCTTGACTATGTTCCTTATGGTGCCACAACAGAAGGCTACGGTGGCACATACGCCACTCAGGAAAATTTCAGAATCATGAGGCAGGCTCTTGATAATGCTGCCGAGAAAGTCGGCAGATATATCCGTCAGGTAAATTACGCTTCAGGGCTTTGCATGCCAGAAATTGCTGCTATTGCTGCTATGGAAGGACTCGATATACTCCTGAATGATGCAATGTACGGCATATTATTCAGAGATATAAACATGATCAGGACATTCACCGATCAATACATCTCCAGGTTAATCTGTGCATTTGCTGGAATAACTATCAATACTGGAGAAGATAATTATCTCACAACAGCCGACGCTATTGAAAAAGCTTACACAGTGACAGCTTCGCAATTGATTAATGAACAATTCGCACTGAAGGCAGGAATGAAACCAGAATTGATGGGCCTTGGACATGCTTTTGAAATCAACCCCGATATTGAGGACAGCCTTTTGTATGAAATAGCTCACGCAATGCTGGCACGCGAATTGTTTCCCAATTGTCCTATAAAGTACATGCCCCCAACGAAGTTCATGACTGGAAATATATTTAAAGGCTATGCCCTGGAAACCCTTTTTAATCTCGTGTCAGTTATGACAGGACAGAGTATTCAGCTTCTTGGAATTTTGACTGAAGCAATACACACACCACACCTGCAGGACAGATACCTTGCACTTGTAAATGCAAATTATGTTTTCAAAGCTGCTCGCCATCTTGGCAGAGAAATTCTTTTTAAAGAAAAAGGTTTCGTAGAACAAAGGGCAAACACAGTCTTGAGGCAGGCTGTTAACCTGCTTGAACACGTGAAAGAAGTAGGGTTGCTGAGAGCAATAGAAGAAGGGCAGTTTGCCGACATATCCCGAAAACCAGACAGTGGTAAAGGTTTTGAGGGCGTGTTTAGAAAATCTGAAAACTATATAAACCCTATTCAGGACGAACTTGAAAATCGCCTGGGGGTGAAAAAATGA